GTCACCCTCTCCGGCAGAGACAAAATCGAACGCGCACCGCTCTTTTCCTATGCCAAAGGGTTCGAGCACCTTCAGCAGCATCCGGTGGCGCTGCACTGCCCGGTAATTGCCCTCTTTGTAATGGCAGTCGCCGGGATGGCATGCAAGAATAATAACCCCGTCAGCGCCCTGCTCGAATGATTTCAGCACAAACTGGGGATCTATCCTCCCGCTGCACATCACCTTGATGATATTGACATTGGGAGGATAAAGACTTTGTGCTGTTCCTGCCTTGTCTGCACCGGCATATGAACACCAGTTACAGAGAAAGCCGATGATCTTCGGTTCAAAAATAGTGTCTGTTGTCATCGCAGCACCTCTGCGATCTCGGCAAGAATTTCTTCATTGGTAAAGTGATTGCCCCTGATCGCGGCTGAAGGACATGCGGCAACACATGTGCCGCAGCCCTGACAGAGAACCTCATTTACTAATGCCTTCTCTTTTTCTGCATCAAAAGATATCGCTGTATAGGGGCATACACTGACACAGACCCTGCAACCGGAGCAGCGTTCGCTGTCGACCTCGGCGTTAACCGGCTGTATCTCGAGCTTCCTGCCCACAACAAGTCCGGAAAGTATATATCCGGCAGCAGCCATGCCCTGGTTCATGGCCTTTTGAATATCCATCGGCGACTGGCAGGTTCCGGCCAGATATATTCCCTTGATCTTGGACTGGACAGAATCCAGTCGTCCGTGCAGTTCTTCAAAAAATCCGGACTGGTCGTGCGCTGTTTCCAGAACCTCCCCGAGTTTCCCTGACTCTTCGGCCGGGATGACCGCCGGGCAAAGCACGATCATATCCACGTTCACGCTTCCGGACTTCCCGGAGATGTCCTGGTACTCAATGATATTGCCTTTTTTGCCTCCGGCGATAGACAGCTGCCGGATATCGTTGTACCTGACAAAGGTTGCATGGGGATTGGACCGGGCATGATGGTACAGGCTGAACTCATCTTTGCCCGGGATGACCAGTTCTTTGTAAAAATGCCAGATCCTGGTCCCCGGCAGTTTTTTCTCGATCATGTGATTGAACTTAAAAGCATACTGGCAGCATATCCCGGAGCAGTATTCTTTATGATTGACATCAAGGCTTCCGACGCAGTGGACGATCGCAATACTCGACGGAGCAGTTCCTGCTGCTACCCTGATCTGCCCATCAGTCGGACCGTTTGAAGCCATGATCCGCTCAAACTCTTTACTGGTGTATATGTTATCAAGCTTTCCGTACCCGAGGTTCGGCAGCTTTTTGCAGTCATAGAGATCTGAACCAGTTGCTACGATTATCGCCCCGATAGTTCTCTCATATACTTTTTCGCTGTCGTCAAACCTGATCGTACCCTCGACCGGGCAGGCCTCCTGGCATTTTTTGCATGCGCCGCCCTGCAGGTTTATGCAGAGCTTCTCATCGATAAAAGGTGTATTCGGCAGAGCCCCGGCAAAGGGGAAGGAGATCGCTTTACGCTCGTTCAAATCACCGTTAAACGGGTTCTTTGCGCTGACCGGACAGGGCTCGATGCATTCTGCGCAGCCGATACAGGTATGGGTATCTGCAAAACGGGGTCTCTGTATAATTTTGGCAGCAAAGTTCCCATAGGAACCGACAACCTCGATCACCTCGGCCATGGTCAGCAGTTCGATATTCTCCGCGTACTCGCCATGCAGTATCTCTGCCATTAACGGTTCGAGCATGCAGGGCCCGCATTCCATATTCGGGAAGAGCTCTTCATATCTGACCGGCATGCCGCCGATAACCGGTGATTTCTCGACCAGCACAACCTTTCTGCCGGAGCCGGCAATGCTCAGCGCGGTCTTGAGTCCGGCCGGACCGGCGCCGATGACAAGCACGTCAGGACATATATCGATCTCTTTCTTTTGAAGGGGATCGTGAAGCTGAACACGGCTCACCGCTGACCGTATAGAGCGGCCGGCCTTTTCCGTGGCCTTGCCGGCATCCCTGGTGACCCAGGCTATCTGCTCTCGGACGTTTACCATCTGCATGAGATAAGGATTCAGACCGGCACGGGAGAGCACCCGCATAAAGGTAGTTTCGTGGTCCCGGGGAGAGCAGGCCGAGATCACGACCCGCTCCAGACCGTTTTCAACAAGATCCTTCTCGAACGCTTCTTTGCCTTCCTCGGAGCACATGAAATCTACTGTCTTGAAATGCATGCCGGGGAAGTGACGCAACAGGTTCTCCCTGACCCTGTCAGAATCGATCTTATCCGATATGTTCGTTCCGCACTTGCAGAAATATACGCCGGTCTTCATGATATCTCCCCTTGTGCATCGAAGTTGAGTTCACCGAGTATTGCGTTGACCGCAACAGGCACTGCACGTTCGATCTCGTCCGTCAGCTGCTCGCTAAAGGACGTAACATCGCTGGCCTCTATGCCCCATATTTTTATCGTCGACGGCAGATGCATGTTGAGCATTCTCCCGAGCTCCAGAGCGGTCGAAAGGTTTGTGTCATGTGTACACATCATATTCCTTGTGCCGCAGAGCTCATCCGGATCAAACTCGGTCACCGCCCCCGGCCTGGATCTGCCGGTCATCATGGCATCGACAATGCAGGCCCTGTCATAACCGGTCATGGCATCCATAAGCCG
The window above is part of the Nitrospirota bacterium genome. Proteins encoded here:
- a CDS encoding hydrogenase iron-sulfur subunit is translated as MTTDTIFEPKIIGFLCNWCSYAGADKAGTAQSLYPPNVNIIKVMCSGRIDPQFVLKSFEQGADGVIILACHPGDCHYKEGNYRAVQRHRMLLKVLEPFGIGKERCAFDFVSAGEGDKFVKLITEMVETVRVLGPLKIPV
- a CDS encoding CoB--CoM heterodisulfide reductase iron-sulfur subunit A family protein, with amino-acid sequence MKTGVYFCKCGTNISDKIDSDRVRENLLRHFPGMHFKTVDFMCSEEGKEAFEKDLVENGLERVVISACSPRDHETTFMRVLSRAGLNPYLMQMVNVREQIAWVTRDAGKATEKAGRSIRSAVSRVQLHDPLQKKEIDICPDVLVIGAGPAGLKTALSIAGSGRKVVLVEKSPVIGGMPVRYEELFPNMECGPCMLEPLMAEILHGEYAENIELLTMAEVIEVVGSYGNFAAKIIQRPRFADTHTCIGCAECIEPCPVSAKNPFNGDLNERKAISFPFAGALPNTPFIDEKLCINLQGGACKKCQEACPVEGTIRFDDSEKVYERTIGAIIVATGSDLYDCKKLPNLGYGKLDNIYTSKEFERIMASNGPTDGQIRVAAGTAPSSIAIVHCVGSLDVNHKEYCSGICCQYAFKFNHMIEKKLPGTRIWHFYKELVIPGKDEFSLYHHARSNPHATFVRYNDIRQLSIAGGKKGNIIEYQDISGKSGSVNVDMIVLCPAVIPAEESGKLGEVLETAHDQSGFFEELHGRLDSVQSKIKGIYLAGTCQSPMDIQKAMNQGMAAAGYILSGLVVGRKLEIQPVNAEVDSERCSGCRVCVSVCPYTAISFDAEKEKALVNEVLCQGCGTCVAACPSAAIRGNHFTNEEILAEIAEVLR
- a CDS encoding hydrogenase maturation protease: MKTVIIGLGNPILTDDSVGIRVSRAIRQRLGQRGEADGRNDTVDIKEVYAGGIRLMDAMTGYDRACIVDAMMTGRSRPGAVTEFDPDELCGTRNMMCTHDTNLSTALELGRMLNMHLPSTIKIWGIEASDVTSFSEQLTDEIERAVPVAVNAILGELNFDAQGEIS